Genomic window (Helianthus annuus cultivar XRQ/B chromosome 3, HanXRQr2.0-SUNRISE, whole genome shotgun sequence):
AGGTCGCTGTTTGAAGTACCAAGCTTTGTGAAGGTCGCAGATTCTTATTGCAATGTTATTAAAGGTCGCAGTTTCATATAGCAATCTTATATAAAGTCGCAGAATCATGTAACAATGTTATTGAAGGTCGCAGTTTGATGTAACAATGTTATTGAAGGTCGCATTTTCATATGACAATCTTATAAAAAGTCGCAGAATCATGTTACAATCTTATTGAAGGTCGCTTTTTCATATTGCATGCTTATTGAAGATCGCAATATGGTGTCACAATCTTTGTAAATAACGACAATCTTTGCAGAATTTACATGCAGCTTTCGTTTGCTAGTGTAATAGGTGACTGTTTGAGCTCTTTGTCCTTTTCCTGCATGAAGTGTGAGTGGTTAAATGTAAAGGTGAAATGACTAAACACCCTAGGCTGTCACGAAATGGAATCAAACCTGCTAAGTTGAATAGTATTGTGTAAGAAAAATACTGTAGTGTAAGAAAAATACTGGCTTTCACCATGAATTCGAAAAATGAGGCACATATTGAAGTCTTTACATACGAACATAAAGCAAAGCACTCGGTCAACAATTTCAATATCAAACGAAGCTTCAATCCTTTCATTACCGATAAATATTTAGTGAAGTTTTCACAGCCGAAGATGAATTTTGAATGTCATCCTGGTCCGATTAATGCATCGGTGTTGTTCTTGGGCAACAATCACCGTGCTTTTGAGGTATTCAAAAATCCAACAGCGTATGATGTGCCATTAAATATTAGACGATCAGATCGAACGTTCTGGCAACATATGAAAGAAAATCCGGTTAGTGGAAGGGTAGAAGGTTTAATACATGCAGCAGGATTCAGCGGGATACTGCAAATTGGGTACAAGTATGTTGACCACGCGTTAATAACTGCGTTGGTTGAGAGATGGAGGCCAGAAACTCACACGTTTCACCTTCCTTTTGGAGAAACGACCGTGACATTACAGGATGTCAACGTGTTGTGGGGGCTACCGATAGATGGGTTGCCTATTTCTGGGGCTGACACTGGTATGTCGATGTATACTGTACGAGACAAGTGTCAAACGGTGTTGGGGTTTACCCCTGAGGAAGCTCATGTGAAGGGCAAAAGGGTTATGTCCTCCCGAGTTTTAGCACAAATAACGTCATCCAATTTTTCTGAAAATGAAGCATCAGATGAAGATTGCATTTTTCGTGCACgtcaaataatattttatttgataGGGTGCACAATCTTTCCTGATAATGCAAACAACCTgattgatgtcaaatttttagaaTTTCTGGTAGACTTGCCCGCATGTTCGGGATATAGTTGGGGCGGTGCTGTGTTAGCTCTCCTTTACAAAAACCTTTGTAATGCTACAACACCTAATGCTATAGCCATTACTGGCCCAGTTGCGCTTCTACAAGTGTGGGCTTGGGAGAGGTTTCGTTGTTTTGCTCCTGCTATTGCCCGGTTCCAGTACAATGCCCCGTTAGCTGCTCGGTAGTGTGAATTGGAaataattaaatttattattttgtatatatatacctgacttatgttatttttttatttatcctTTTAGGTGGAAGGGAAGCTTAACGTATACAGATGTTTCCACACATTGCCTGAGAACATATAGATCTCAGCTGCAATCAATGACCGAGGCAACGGTATGGTTGTTAGTTGTTGACATATAAAATTTAAGTTTGTTTGAACACGTTTCTAatgattgaattttttttttgttgcagTTTAATTGGAGACCATACGACGACATTGTGGGTAGACTCCCCGATATATGTCGGAGTGGTATGGGAATTTGGCGGAGTTGTTGCCCTCTGCTACTCTACTCGGTTATGGAGCATCACTATCCTCAACGAGTGATGAGACAGTTTGGCATGTTCCAGTACATACCTAACCCAATTGCCATAGATCATAATGAGCATGCCAGACTTCATTCCATGAACCGGAGCGGGAAAACCGGCTGGAACTGGTTAACTCGTCACGCACCGTATGTTAGTCAGTGGGAGGCACGTCATCAAAACTTGGTGACCGGGGAACTCATGACATCTGTTGGAGTTGCCAATGATTACATGTCGTGGTACATGGAACATACGATGTTATATGTGTCTAACCTACAGTTGTCAGCTGGCCCTAGGAGCGGTTTTCAAGACGAATGAGCAAGGGTCCAAATGATGGTATATACAAGTTTAAAATTATTGAAAGTtaccttttttatttttagtaaaaaattaattattaattatttttttgcAGTCGGAGACGATGGGTCTAATTCACCGATCTGAAGATGTGGACGTTATTCATGGTGCGGCGTATCGGGCCCTTGAGATGTCTAATGTTCCACAATACACACAATATCCGACTCATCTGTCACAGGAGCCGGTGGACCTTGTTTCATATCCTCGTACACAAAGGGTAGGCAGGCCCCGACGTCGTGCTCGTGGTGGTAGAAACGTTGAAGAGGTCGGGACATCAAATTGAGGCCCAAACTTCGAAACAGGGGGGGGGGGATCAGGATCCGGTGGTAACGAAGATGTAAATTTTGCGGTAAACCTTGGTAATACTGATATGGGTGGATCATGGCAGTCAGCATTGGCTACGGCATGCTCCGAGGGTTATGACGTCGGTGACTTATTGAACGCCCAACAGAATGATATGGGTAACAACAATCAGTTTGTAGACCCAAACATAAGTCAGGCGGGGTTTTTTAGCCCCTCGTCCCATATGATGGACCCCAACACAAGTCTGGCAGGGTTTGTTACCCCCGCGTCACAGATGATAACATTTATGCCGGAGACCCAAACAGACTATCAGTATTGGCCCCCAAACCAAAGTAACGAAGATCACCGGAACCGTTATGCAGATGTTGAACCAAACCCCTTAAACTGGAGTCTCGACTTGAACCTGTTTCCACCATCACCGAATGACCCATAGAGTGTAATACTTTGTGAAATAAATATATTGTGTAATACATTGTGAAATAAATATATTGTGGTTTTTGATTTTGTTATTTGTgcaatatattttattattattttatttttctaagtAAACTGATACTAAAAAAACACATAAACTAACACAATCATGAggtatttatatttgtttatcaTTAAGGGTATAAAGGACATTTCACAATGTTAAACTAATAagcatttttctcaaaaagaaaAAGTATTTTTAAATCAATTTCCACCCACTATAAATACCCCTACCATAGTGAATGAGAAGTCCACAAAAACCACAACCACCTTTATGGCTAACCAAGGTGACAATCAAGTAGCTGATGAGCAAAACAATTCGCATGTGGTCCAGAGAAAGTCATTTTCGATTCTAAACAAGTTAAGACGTCCAACCGGTCGTTCTAGCACTTTGTCTTTTCCAAAGCCGACCAAGGTCGTGCTAAATAACCGTGGGTCGTCCGCTCAGTCGAGTAAACCTGGTCGCAGCCCTCCAGAAAGAAAAAATTTTGCATTTCCAACCAAAAATTCCGAAAATTGGTCAAGGGATGCTGTTGAGTTTTACCTAAACGGGGATTCCCCTTTTTGTTATTCTCGCTTTTTAGGGGAAATACAGCTACCTAGAAGCTTTTGGGGTAGCCTACTAGGCTACGAATCTAGTGCATGCCTAAATGACATTGTAAACCCAATCCTTCCAGTATTAAATTTTGATTATACAAATCACTGATTAGATATATATTTTGTTTATGGCAGCATGTTCACGCGTGGATGTTAAGGCTGATGCGGCTTCGACAATCTAAGCTTTTAAAAGACCCGTCAAGGAAATTGCGTTGGACGGTTTTACCTCCGCAATTTTATGAAGACGTGTGTTATACGAAGGATTGTTTAAGAGCGGTAGACATGGCGGGAAGGAAGGAACCGTACCCTCCATTTTGGGAggttgattatttgtatattcCGATATGGATTAAGCAGGAGGACTGGTTACTATTCCGTGTTGATATGTTTAACATGGAAATAACACAATATTGGACTGATAAAAGACGGGGAAATGAAAAAAGACGGCTGGTTGAACACGTGATGGAcatttttccaattttcttcaaGCATTTTCTTGACCAAATCCACTATTGGCGAAACTCGAGATACTGCACAAAGAAAAAAGTTTCATTTAGTTATGTTCAAGACGGTGTGCCTCAGGACAATGGTAACATTGCTAATTCAGGGGTGCTTGTCTGTATGATGATGGAGAACCTTGTAAGAGGCAAGTCGCTCATTGATGAAACTAACGTAGAAGAGAGTTTTACCAACTACCGTCGCCACATGGCTAACGAGCTTTATAGATGGCGTTGTATGTAGGATGAATGTTGTTCTTGTTTATGAATTGTGCTTTCGTACTTTCTTTATAATAAAAATTTAATGTTTCGTCATATTCCGACATATTAGGCTTTTTGTCAGAAAGGGCCAACCTTGCGTTTTCTGGGTCTGTTATCTCACCGGTGCGTCGCAGTTTGCCATCACCGGGTTTCTTCGTGTCGTATGCTAGGGTGAATAAGGACTTGGGGCATTGGCGTTGTCTCGCCAGAGGTCATATCCTCTCGTTTTGATGGGGGAAAACGGCCAAAAAGCcatttttgactttttgtcagaAAGGGCCAACCTTGCGTTTTCTGGGTCTGTTATCTCACCGGTGCGTCCAAGTTTGCCATCACCGGGTTTCTTCGTGTCGTATGCTAGGGTGAATAAGGACTTGGGGCATTGGCGTTGTCTCGCCAGAGGTCGTATCCTCTCGTTATGAGGGGGGAAAAACGGCCAAAAAGCCATTTTTGGCTTTTTGTCAAAAAGGGCCAACCTTGCGTTTTATGGGTCTGTTATCTCACCGGTGCATCCAAGTTTGCCATCACCGGGTTTCTTCGTGTCGTATGCTAGGGTGAATAAGGACTTGGGGCATTGGCATTGTCTCGCCAGAGGTCGTATCCTCTCGTTATGAGGGGGGGAAAACGGCCAAAAAGCCATTTTTTTGGCTTTTTGTCAAAAAGGGCCAACCTTGCATTTTCTGGGTCTGTTATCTCACCGGTGCGTCGCAGTTCGCCATCACCGGGTTTCTTCGTGTCGTATGCTAGGGTGAATAAGGACTTGGGGCATTGGCGTTGTCTCGCCAGA
Coding sequences:
- the LOC110931124 gene encoding serine/threonine-protein phosphatase 7 long form homolog produces the protein MNSKNEAHIEVFTYEHKAKHSVNNFNIKRSFNPFITDKYLVKFSQPKMNFECHPGPINASVLFLGNNHRAFEVFKNPTAYDVPLNIRRSDRTFWQHMKENPVSGRVEGLIHAAGFSGILQIGYKYVDHALITALVERWRPETHTFHLPFGETTVTLQDVNVLWGLPIDGLPISGADTGMSMYTVRDKCQTVLGFTPEEAHVKGKRVMSSRVLAQITSSNFSENEASDEDCIFRARQIIFYLIGCTIFPDNANNLIDVKFLEFLVDLPACSGYSWGGAVLALLYKNLCNATTPNAIAITGPVALLQVWAWERFRCFAPAIARFQYNAPLAAR